Proteins from a single region of Azospira inquinata:
- the glmM gene encoding phosphoglucosamine mutase — protein sequence MGRKYFGTDGVRGRVGEFPITPEFVLRLGYSAGQVLAAQAGKGAGERPAVLIGKDTRISGYMLEAALEAGFASAGVDVCLVGPLPTPAVAYLTRALRLDAGIVISASHNPYFDNGIKFFSALGTKLPDEVELAIEAGIDAPLNCVASAKLGKARRIGDARGRYIEFCKSTFPNDLDLRGLKILVDCAHGATYDVAPQVFHELGAEVSTIGAAPDGMNINKEVGATAPSALRKAVLAQGADLGLALDGDGDRLLMVDGEGNLYDGDQLLFAIVKDRLRHGPVAGVAGTLMSNLALEHALEGLEVPFARAAVGDRYVLELLQQRGWLYGGENSGHILCLDKHSTGDGIVAALQVLTALRQQGGTLKSLLSGLVLYPQRLINVPMPKGFPWKEHPAIKAAQVRTEQALAGTGRVLLRASGTEPLLRVMVEGRDEAQIEGLAQDLADVVRQVVEEAA from the coding sequence ATGGGTCGTAAATATTTTGGTACGGATGGTGTGCGGGGCCGGGTGGGGGAATTCCCCATTACCCCGGAGTTTGTGCTGCGTTTGGGCTACAGCGCGGGTCAGGTGCTGGCGGCCCAGGCAGGGAAGGGCGCCGGCGAGCGCCCAGCCGTCCTGATCGGCAAGGACACCCGGATTTCCGGCTATATGCTGGAAGCGGCCCTGGAAGCCGGCTTTGCCTCTGCGGGGGTGGATGTGTGTCTGGTGGGCCCCCTGCCCACCCCGGCGGTGGCCTATCTCACCCGGGCTCTGCGCCTGGATGCGGGCATTGTCATTTCCGCTTCCCACAATCCCTATTTCGATAACGGCATCAAGTTTTTCTCCGCTCTAGGCACCAAGCTGCCCGATGAGGTGGAATTGGCCATCGAGGCGGGGATCGATGCCCCCCTCAATTGCGTGGCCTCCGCCAAGTTGGGCAAGGCCCGGCGCATCGGTGACGCCCGGGGCCGTTACATCGAATTCTGTAAAAGCACCTTCCCCAATGATCTGGACCTGCGGGGCCTGAAAATCCTGGTGGATTGTGCCCACGGGGCCACCTATGACGTGGCCCCCCAGGTTTTCCACGAGCTGGGGGCTGAAGTGAGCACCATCGGGGCGGCGCCTGATGGCATGAACATCAACAAGGAGGTGGGGGCCACGGCCCCTTCCGCCCTGCGCAAGGCGGTCCTGGCCCAGGGCGCCGATCTGGGGCTGGCGCTGGATGGGGACGGGGACCGGCTCCTGATGGTGGACGGGGAGGGCAATCTGTATGACGGGGATCAGCTGCTCTTCGCCATTGTGAAGGACCGCCTGCGCCACGGCCCGGTGGCCGGGGTGGCGGGTACCCTGATGAGCAATCTGGCCCTGGAACATGCTCTGGAAGGCCTGGAGGTGCCCTTTGCCCGGGCCGCCGTGGGGGACCGCTATGTGCTGGAGCTGCTTCAGCAACGTGGCTGGCTCTACGGCGGGGAAAATTCCGGCCATATTCTTTGCCTGGATAAGCACAGCACGGGGGACGGCATTGTGGCTGCCTTGCAGGTGCTTACCGCCCTGCGCCAACAGGGGGGCACCCTGAAGTCCCTGCTCTCCGGGTTGGTGCTCTATCCCCAGCGCCTGATCAATGTGCCCATGCCCAAGGGTTTCCCCTGGAAGGAACATCCGGCCATCAAAGCGGCCCAGGTACGGACCGAGCAGGCCCTGGCAGGAACGGGGCGAGTGCTGCTGCGGGCCTCCGGTACTGAGCCCCTGCTGCGGGTCATGGTGGAAGGCCGGGATGAGGCCCAGATCGAAGGCCTGGCCCAGGATTTGGCCGATGTGGTGCGGCAGGTGGTGGAGGAAGCGGCCTGA
- the rlmE gene encoding 23S rRNA (uridine(2552)-2'-O)-methyltransferase RlmE, which yields MARTKTSKAWMHEHVTDQFVQRAKAEGWRSRAAFKLMEIDEKDKLLKPGEIVVDLGAAPGGWSQVAGRRIGDHGRVFAIDLLEMGGLPGVDFLQGDFRDEEVLHRFEAMVGDRPVSLVLSDMAPNISGIPTSDQARSIYLCELAMDFAKTHLKPDGAFLVKVFQGEGFDDFLRAMRESFQTVVTRKPKSSRDRSAELYLLGRRPRRS from the coding sequence ATGGCACGTACTAAGACTAGCAAAGCGTGGATGCACGAACACGTTACGGATCAATTTGTGCAGCGGGCCAAGGCCGAAGGCTGGCGTTCCCGGGCGGCGTTCAAGCTCATGGAGATTGACGAAAAGGACAAGCTCCTGAAGCCCGGGGAAATCGTGGTGGATCTGGGGGCGGCCCCGGGGGGGTGGTCCCAGGTGGCGGGGCGCCGTATTGGTGACCATGGCCGGGTGTTCGCCATCGATCTGTTGGAAATGGGTGGCCTGCCCGGGGTGGATTTCCTCCAGGGGGACTTTCGGGACGAGGAGGTGCTGCACCGCTTCGAAGCCATGGTGGGAGACCGGCCGGTAAGTCTTGTACTTTCCGATATGGCCCCCAATATATCCGGTATTCCCACCTCCGATCAGGCCCGTTCCATCTATCTCTGTGAATTGGCAATGGATTTTGCCAAAACCCATTTGAAACCGGACGGCGCTTTTTTGGTCAAAGTATTTCAGGGGGAAGGGTTTGACGACTTCCTGCGGGCCATGCGGGAAAGCTTTCAGACCGTGGTTACCCGTAAGCCAAAATCCTCCCGGGACCGGAGCGCGGAACTCTATCTGCTGGGGCGCCGTCCCCGGCGTAGCTGA
- the yhbY gene encoding ribosome assembly RNA-binding protein YhbY yields MLSLSPVQRRALKARAHALNPVVSISQHGLTENVLKEIDANLKSHELIKVRVYNDDREVREQYLNDICTQLDAAPVQHIGKLLVVYRPAPEDAQAAAAARRTPGRNQRRSKRSFQS; encoded by the coding sequence ATGCTTTCCCTCTCCCCCGTACAACGCCGGGCCCTCAAAGCCCGTGCCCACGCCCTCAATCCCGTCGTCAGCATCAGCCAGCACGGCCTCACGGAAAATGTGCTGAAAGAAATTGACGCCAACCTGAAAAGCCACGAGTTAATCAAGGTGCGGGTCTACAACGATGACCGGGAAGTTCGGGAACAATACCTGAACGATATCTGCACCCAACTGGATGCAGCCCCCGTACAACATATCGGCAAGCTACTGGTGGTTTATCGCCCCGCCCCGGAAGATGCCCAGGCTGCCGCAGCCGCCCGCCGTACCCCGGGAAGAAATCAGCGCCGCAGCAAACGCAGCTTTCAGAGCTAG
- the pstS gene encoding phosphate ABC transporter substrate-binding protein PstS, with translation MYLKWLGVSALSFGVLAAPVHAAEMTGAGATFPAPIYAKWAEAYEKATHNKLNYQSIGSGGGIKQIKAKTVDFGASDMPLKPEELAKDGLVQFPTVIGGVVPVVNIRGVRAGELHLTGPVLAEIFLGKITKWNDKAIAALNPKVALPAADIAPVRRADGSGTSFIFTNYLSKVSPEWKQKVGEGTAVQWPVGMGGKGNEGVAAFVQRLPNSIGYVEYAYAKQNKMSYTLLQNAAGHFVAPDDVTFKAAAAGAEWDKSAFYEILTNEKGKDAWPISGATFILVHKTPEKPQQVAEVLKFFEWSYKNGGKMAQDLEYVPLPDSLVKLIHASWGNIKDGSGKPVYSAK, from the coding sequence ATGTATCTGAAGTGGCTTGGTGTTTCTGCGCTGTCTTTTGGGGTGCTGGCGGCTCCCGTTCACGCTGCCGAAATGACCGGCGCCGGTGCGACTTTCCCGGCCCCGATTTACGCGAAATGGGCTGAGGCTTACGAGAAGGCCACTCACAACAAACTGAATTATCAGTCCATCGGTTCCGGTGGCGGCATTAAGCAAATTAAGGCCAAAACCGTGGATTTCGGTGCTTCCGATATGCCTCTGAAGCCTGAGGAACTGGCCAAGGACGGCCTGGTTCAGTTCCCCACCGTGATCGGCGGGGTGGTGCCGGTGGTGAATATCCGTGGGGTGCGCGCCGGTGAACTGCACCTGACCGGCCCGGTGCTGGCGGAAATTTTCCTGGGCAAGATTACCAAGTGGAACGACAAGGCTATTGCTGCCCTGAATCCCAAGGTGGCCCTGCCTGCTGCCGATATCGCTCCGGTACGCCGTGCGGACGGTTCCGGCACCTCCTTCATCTTCACCAACTATCTGTCCAAGGTCAGCCCGGAATGGAAGCAAAAGGTGGGTGAAGGTACGGCGGTGCAATGGCCCGTGGGCATGGGCGGCAAGGGGAATGAAGGGGTGGCTGCCTTCGTGCAACGTCTGCCTAATTCCATCGGTTATGTGGAATACGCCTACGCCAAGCAAAACAAAATGTCCTACACCCTGTTGCAGAATGCGGCTGGCCACTTCGTGGCTCCGGATGACGTGACCTTCAAGGCGGCTGCCGCTGGTGCCGAATGGGACAAGTCTGCTTTCTACGAAATCCTGACCAATGAAAAGGGTAAGGATGCCTGGCCCATCTCCGGTGCCACCTTCATCCTGGTGCACAAGACCCCGGAAAAGCCCCAACAGGTGGCTGAAGTGCTGAAGTTCTTTGAATGGTCTTACAAGAACGGCGGCAAGATGGCCCAGGATCTGGAATACGTGCCCCTGCCCGACTCCCTGGTGAAGCTGATCCACGCTTCCTGGGGCAACATCAAGGATGGATCCGGCAAGCCGGTCTATTCCGCCAAGTAA
- the pstA gene encoding phosphate ABC transporter permease PstA, whose amino-acid sequence MSSDFSDTADAVASGLSPQRKRAYAMTLAFRRKLINRLAIGLSMVAMVFGLFWLIWILWTTLELGISGLSLSLFTEMTPPPGSEGGLLNAIVGSLLMVSLATAIGTPVGIMAGVYLAEYGGRTWLGHTTRFLNDVLLSAPSIIIGLFVYEVYVAQVGNFSGMAGVFSLALIVIPVVVRTTENMLQLVPNSLREAAFALGAPKWRVVLKVTLKASIAGVMTGILLAVARISGETAPLLFTALSNQFWTSDLFKPMASLPVTIFKFAMSPFEDWQRLAWAGVFLITLGVLALNIVARSVFRRKAIER is encoded by the coding sequence ATGTCTTCCGACTTTTCCGATACGGCGGATGCAGTGGCCTCCGGCCTTTCTCCCCAAAGAAAACGCGCTTACGCCATGACCCTCGCTTTTCGACGCAAACTGATCAACCGCCTGGCTATCGGCCTTTCTATGGTGGCCATGGTTTTTGGCCTCTTCTGGCTCATCTGGATTTTATGGACCACCCTGGAACTGGGGATTTCCGGGCTTTCCTTAAGCCTCTTCACGGAAATGACCCCGCCCCCGGGGAGCGAAGGGGGCTTGCTCAACGCCATTGTGGGGAGTCTGCTCATGGTTTCCCTGGCCACCGCTATTGGTACGCCAGTGGGCATTATGGCCGGGGTCTATCTGGCGGAATACGGCGGCCGGACCTGGCTGGGGCACACCACCCGCTTCCTCAATGACGTGTTGCTGTCTGCTCCTTCCATCATCATTGGTCTTTTTGTCTACGAGGTGTATGTGGCCCAGGTGGGCAATTTTTCCGGCATGGCCGGGGTCTTTTCCCTGGCCCTAATCGTGATTCCGGTGGTGGTGCGGACGACGGAAAACATGCTGCAGCTGGTGCCCAATAGCCTGCGGGAAGCGGCTTTCGCCCTGGGGGCGCCCAAGTGGCGGGTGGTGCTGAAAGTGACCCTGAAGGCGTCTATCGCCGGGGTCATGACCGGGATACTCCTGGCGGTGGCCCGGATCTCCGGGGAAACGGCGCCCTTGCTGTTTACCGCTCTGTCCAACCAGTTCTGGACCTCCGACCTCTTCAAGCCCATGGCCAGTTTGCCGGTGACCATCTTCAAGTTCGCCATGAGCCCCTTCGAGGATTGGCAGCGTCTGGCCTGGGCCGGGGTGTTCCTCATTACCCTGGGGGTGCTGGCGCTCAACATCGTGGCCCGCTCCGTTTTCCGTCGCAAAGCCATTGAACGATAA
- the folP gene encoding dihydropteroate synthase encodes MNILQCGKFQLDCSRPRVMGIVNLTPDSFSGDGLAKDRERAIAHAHAQIEAGAELLDLGAESSRPGCEPTPLDEELGRLLPVVKALAGCGVPLSIDTYKPEVMAAVLEAGADMINDIYGFRRPGAWQAVADSDCGLCIMHMQGEPRDMQARPAYGDVVTEVVDFFQERLEEADQLGIERRRITLDAGFGFGKSVAHNLDLLGRLEETRVGGLPLFVGMSRKSMIGAVTGRPVGERVFGSVAAALLAAQRGAAIIRVHDVAATRDALAVWQAVEGTEIPAPGKN; translated from the coding sequence ATGAATATTTTGCAGTGTGGCAAATTTCAGCTGGATTGCTCCCGGCCCCGAGTCATGGGCATCGTCAATCTCACCCCGGATTCCTTTTCCGGGGATGGGCTGGCAAAGGATCGGGAGCGGGCCATCGCCCACGCCCATGCCCAGATCGAAGCGGGGGCGGAGTTGCTGGATCTGGGGGCGGAGTCTTCTCGACCGGGGTGTGAGCCGACCCCTTTAGATGAAGAACTAGGCCGCCTTCTGCCCGTGGTTAAAGCCTTGGCGGGCTGTGGTGTGCCCCTTTCCATCGATACCTACAAGCCGGAAGTGATGGCGGCCGTCCTGGAAGCCGGGGCGGACATGATCAACGACATTTACGGCTTTCGCCGTCCGGGCGCCTGGCAGGCGGTGGCTGATTCCGATTGCGGTCTATGCATCATGCACATGCAGGGTGAGCCCCGGGATATGCAGGCCCGACCCGCCTATGGGGATGTGGTGACCGAGGTGGTGGATTTTTTTCAGGAGCGCCTGGAGGAAGCCGACCAGCTTGGGATTGAGCGGCGCCGCATTACCCTGGATGCGGGCTTCGGCTTTGGCAAAAGCGTGGCCCACAATCTGGACCTGCTGGGACGCCTGGAAGAAACCCGGGTAGGAGGGCTGCCCCTGTTCGTGGGCATGTCCCGCAAATCCATGATCGGCGCGGTGACCGGCCGGCCGGTGGGGGAACGGGTGTTTGGTAGCGTAGCCGCCGCCCTCCTGGCTGCCCAAAGGGGGGCGGCCATTATCCGGGTTCATGATGTGGCGGCGACCCGGGACGCCCTGGCTGTGTGGCAGGCGGTGGAAGGGACAGAAATTCCCGCCCCTGGGAAAAATTGA
- the pstC gene encoding phosphate ABC transporter permease PstC, giving the protein MKSLIARMLPGRHVGDWVFFNLTRFFALLTLLMLVGIMISLTYGAWPSIHRFGFGFLVSGDWNPPMEKFGALIPIYGTLATSLVALVIAVPVSFGIAMFLTELAPTWLRRPLGVAVELLAGIPSIVYGMWGLLVFAPVFSQYVQPVLASTLGKVPLLGTLFSGPAMGIGILSAGIILAIMIIPFVASVMRDVFEITPSILKESSYALGATTWEVVWNIVLPYTKVGVVGGIMLGLGRALGETMAVTFLIGNMNFFNGFSLFLPGNSIASALANEFAEAESDIYTSSLIELGLILFVITFIVLSLSKLLLLRLSRQEGAKS; this is encoded by the coding sequence ATGAAATCACTCATCGCCAGAATGTTGCCCGGCCGCCATGTGGGGGACTGGGTGTTCTTCAATCTCACCCGGTTTTTCGCCCTGCTGACCCTGTTGATGTTGGTGGGGATCATGATCTCCCTGACCTACGGGGCTTGGCCGTCTATCCATCGCTTCGGTTTCGGCTTCCTGGTTTCCGGTGACTGGAATCCCCCCATGGAGAAATTCGGGGCCCTGATTCCTATCTACGGGACCCTGGCGACTTCTCTGGTGGCCCTGGTTATTGCGGTGCCGGTGAGTTTCGGTATCGCCATGTTTTTGACTGAACTGGCGCCCACCTGGCTACGTCGCCCCTTGGGGGTGGCGGTGGAACTCCTGGCGGGGATTCCCAGTATTGTTTATGGCATGTGGGGCCTGCTGGTGTTTGCTCCGGTGTTTTCCCAATACGTCCAGCCGGTGCTGGCCAGCACCCTGGGCAAGGTTCCCCTCCTGGGGACCCTGTTTTCCGGCCCGGCCATGGGGATCGGTATTCTCAGCGCGGGCATTATCCTGGCCATTATGATCATTCCCTTCGTGGCCTCTGTCATGCGGGACGTGTTTGAAATCACCCCGTCTATCCTCAAGGAATCTTCCTACGCCCTGGGGGCGACCACCTGGGAAGTGGTGTGGAATATCGTGTTGCCCTACACCAAGGTAGGGGTGGTGGGGGGCATTATGCTGGGCCTGGGACGGGCGCTGGGGGAAACCATGGCCGTTACCTTCCTGATCGGCAACATGAATTTCTTTAACGGCTTTTCCCTGTTCCTGCCCGGTAACAGTATTGCGTCGGCCCTGGCCAATGAATTTGCCGAGGCGGAGTCCGACATCTACACCTCCTCCCTGATTGAGCTGGGGCTGATCCTGTTCGTGATCACTTTCATCGTGCTCTCCCTTTCCAAACTGCTGCTCCTGCGCTTGTCCCGGCAGGAAGGCGCTAAATCCTGA
- the ftsH gene encoding ATP-dependent zinc metalloprotease FtsH, protein MNNMLKNLAIWLVIGLVLMTIFNQFNNRQAAQNSIDYSQFIEEVKQGHISKVVIEGRVLKATTPEGKKLTSYAPPDLWLVSDLLKSGVRIEAKPEEEPSMLMNIFVSWFPMLLLIGVWVFFMRQMQGGGKGGAFSFGKSRARMLDESNNSITFADVAGCDEAKEEVSELVDFLKDPSKFQKLGGRIPKGVLMVGSPGTGKTLLARAIAGEAKVPFFSISGSDFVEMFVGVGAARVRDMFENAKKHAPCILFIDEIDAVGRQRGAGLGGGNDEREQTLNQLLVEMDGFEGHTGIIVIAATNRPDVLDPALLRPGRFDRQVVVPLPDIRGREEILKVHIRKVPVAGDVRADILARGTPGFSGADLANLVNEAALFAARGNKRLVDMDDFEKAKDKIMMGAERRSMAMSEDEKRNTAYHESGHAVVAKLVPKSDPVHKVTIIPRGRALGLTMQLPEQDRYAYDREYLMSRIAVLFGGRVAEELFMHQMTTGASNDFERATQMARDMVTRYGMSDVLGPMVYGENEGEVFLGRSVTTHKNLSETTMQAVDKEIRRIIDQQYELAKRLLEENRDKVEAMAGALLEWETIDADQINDIMEGKPPRPPKQPSSGNKPSVGGDTPGAEPNVAATA, encoded by the coding sequence TTGAACAATATGCTGAAAAACTTGGCTATCTGGCTGGTGATCGGTCTGGTGCTCATGACCATCTTCAACCAGTTCAACAACCGCCAGGCGGCCCAGAACTCCATTGATTATTCCCAATTCATCGAAGAGGTGAAGCAGGGGCATATTTCCAAGGTGGTGATCGAAGGCCGGGTGCTCAAGGCCACCACCCCCGAAGGCAAGAAACTCACTTCCTACGCACCTCCCGACCTCTGGCTGGTCTCCGACCTGTTGAAGAGCGGGGTGCGGATTGAGGCCAAGCCGGAGGAAGAACCCTCCATGCTGATGAATATTTTCGTTAGCTGGTTCCCCATGCTGTTGCTCATCGGTGTCTGGGTGTTTTTCATGCGTCAGATGCAGGGCGGCGGCAAGGGCGGTGCCTTTTCCTTCGGCAAATCCCGGGCCCGGATGCTGGATGAATCCAATAACAGCATTACCTTTGCGGATGTGGCCGGCTGCGACGAAGCCAAGGAAGAAGTTTCCGAGCTGGTGGATTTTCTAAAAGATCCCTCCAAATTCCAGAAGTTGGGCGGCCGTATTCCCAAGGGCGTGCTCATGGTGGGCAGCCCGGGGACGGGGAAGACTTTGCTGGCTCGGGCTATCGCCGGGGAAGCCAAGGTGCCTTTTTTCTCCATTTCCGGTTCCGATTTCGTGGAAATGTTTGTCGGCGTAGGGGCAGCCCGGGTCCGGGACATGTTCGAAAACGCTAAGAAGCATGCGCCCTGCATCCTCTTTATCGATGAAATTGATGCGGTGGGGCGGCAGCGGGGCGCAGGCCTGGGCGGCGGTAACGACGAGCGGGAACAGACCCTGAATCAGCTGCTGGTGGAAATGGACGGTTTCGAAGGCCATACGGGCATCATCGTCATCGCCGCCACCAACCGTCCGGACGTACTGGACCCGGCCCTGCTGCGGCCCGGTCGCTTTGACCGCCAAGTGGTGGTTCCCTTGCCCGATATCCGGGGCCGGGAAGAAATTCTTAAGGTCCACATCCGCAAGGTGCCGGTGGCCGGTGACGTGCGGGCGGACATCCTGGCCCGGGGGACCCCCGGCTTTTCCGGGGCCGATCTGGCCAATCTGGTCAATGAAGCCGCCCTCTTTGCCGCCCGCGGTAACAAGCGGCTGGTGGATATGGATGACTTCGAAAAGGCCAAGGATAAGATCATGATGGGCGCCGAACGGCGCAGCATGGCCATGAGCGAGGACGAAAAGCGCAACACCGCTTACCACGAGTCTGGCCACGCCGTGGTGGCCAAGCTGGTGCCCAAGTCCGATCCGGTGCACAAGGTCACCATCATTCCCCGGGGCCGGGCCCTGGGCCTCACCATGCAATTGCCCGAGCAGGATCGTTACGCTTACGACCGGGAATATCTGATGAGCCGCATTGCGGTACTCTTCGGTGGCCGGGTGGCGGAAGAACTGTTCATGCACCAGATGACCACCGGGGCGTCCAACGACTTTGAACGGGCCACCCAGATGGCCCGGGACATGGTGACCCGTTACGGTATGTCCGATGTGCTGGGGCCCATGGTTTATGGGGAAAACGAAGGGGAGGTGTTCCTGGGCCGCTCCGTCACTACCCACAAGAATCTTTCCGAAACCACCATGCAGGCCGTGGATAAGGAAATCCGCCGCATCATTGACCAGCAATACGAGCTGGCCAAGCGCCTGCTGGAGGAAAACCGGGACAAGGTGGAAGCCATGGCCGGGGCCCTGCTGGAATGGGAAACCATCGATGCGGACCAGATCAACGACATCATGGAAGGTAAGCCCCCCCGTCCCCCCAAGCAACCATCCTCCGGCAATAAGCCCTCCGTCGGCGGTGACACTCCGGGAGCGGAACCCAACGTGGCGGCCACGGCCTGA
- the greA gene encoding transcription elongation factor GreA encodes MSKTPLTVAGAEKLRAELHHLKTVERPNVIAAIAEARSHGDLSENAEYDAAKEKQGFVEGRIQEVEAKLSNAQVVDPLTLDADGRCVFGATVDLEDQDSGDQVTYQIVGEDEADIKKGKISYVSPLARAVIGKYAGDLVQVQTPGGIREYEILDVRYQ; translated from the coding sequence ATGAGTAAGACACCCTTGACCGTGGCCGGGGCCGAGAAGCTCCGCGCCGAGCTGCATCATTTGAAGACCGTGGAACGGCCCAATGTGATTGCCGCCATCGCGGAAGCCCGTTCCCACGGGGACCTGTCCGAAAACGCGGAATACGACGCGGCCAAGGAAAAGCAGGGCTTCGTGGAAGGGCGTATTCAGGAAGTGGAGGCCAAGCTCTCCAACGCCCAGGTGGTGGATCCCCTGACCCTGGATGCGGATGGACGCTGCGTTTTTGGCGCCACCGTGGACCTGGAAGACCAGGATAGCGGTGACCAGGTGACCTACCAGATCGTTGGGGAGGATGAGGCGGACATCAAGAAAGGCAAGATTTCCTATGTCTCCCCCCTGGCCCGGGCCGTGATCGGCAAATACGCCGGGGATCTGGTCCAGGTGCAGACGCCGGGCGGCATCCGGGAATACGAAATCCTGGACGTTCGTTACCAATAA
- a CDS encoding DUF4149 domain-containing protein, with product MSAMGPGSAWLNGLRRLLLTAWVGSLWGVGYVVAPTLFQIAPSRVLAGEIAGHCFWWVGVIGLVCGALLLPLALTAPPSRDRARGVALVLVLAVGSLLQLFYFQPHIAAIKAAIGPVDPALSPAAALFARWHGFSSVAYLLQSLAGALLVAWGEAPWRGR from the coding sequence ATGAGCGCCATGGGGCCCGGATCGGCCTGGTTGAACGGCCTGCGCCGCCTGCTGCTCACCGCCTGGGTGGGTAGCCTGTGGGGGGTGGGCTATGTGGTAGCTCCCACCCTCTTCCAGATAGCGCCCAGCCGGGTTTTGGCTGGGGAAATTGCGGGCCATTGCTTCTGGTGGGTGGGGGTGATCGGTCTGGTTTGTGGCGCCTTGCTGCTGCCCCTGGCCTTGACCGCTCCGCCTTCCCGGGACCGTGCCCGGGGCGTGGCCTTGGTGCTGGTTCTGGCGGTGGGCAGCCTGCTACAGCTATTCTATTTTCAGCCCCATATTGCCGCCATTAAAGCGGCCATTGGGCCCGTGGATCCGGCACTGAGCCCGGCGGCAGCCCTATTTGCCCGCTGGCATGGTTTTTCCAGCGTGGCTTACCTGCTACAAAGCCTGGCGGGAGCCCTGTTGGTTGCTTGGGGGGAAGCCCCCTGGCGGGGGCGGTAG
- the pstB gene encoding phosphate ABC transporter ATP-binding protein PstB produces MNAPIAPAALQTQIQFKDFNFYYGGYQALRSINLEIYHGRVTAFIGPSGCGKSTLLRTINRMYDLYPGQRAEGNLLIDGENILDPSVDVNNLRKRVGMVFQKPTPFPMSIYDNIAFGVRMHESLGRAEMDDRVEWALKKAALWEEVKDKLNQSGTSLSGGQQQRLCIARGIAVKPEVLLLDEPTSALDPISTMHIEELVSELKGDFTIVIVTHNMQQAARVSDFTAYMYLGELIEFGETDQIFIKPKTKQTEDYITGRFG; encoded by the coding sequence ATGAATGCACCTATTGCCCCGGCTGCTTTGCAGACTCAGATTCAATTCAAGGATTTCAACTTCTACTACGGAGGCTATCAGGCGCTCCGCTCCATCAACCTGGAGATTTACCACGGTCGGGTAACCGCTTTCATCGGCCCGTCCGGCTGCGGCAAATCCACCCTGTTGCGTACCATCAACCGCATGTATGACCTGTATCCGGGCCAGCGGGCGGAAGGGAATCTGCTTATCGACGGGGAGAACATCCTGGACCCCTCGGTGGATGTGAATAATCTCCGGAAGCGGGTGGGGATGGTGTTTCAGAAGCCCACTCCGTTCCCCATGTCCATCTACGACAACATCGCCTTCGGGGTGCGCATGCACGAAAGCCTGGGGCGGGCGGAAATGGATGACCGGGTGGAATGGGCCCTGAAAAAGGCGGCTCTGTGGGAAGAAGTGAAGGACAAGCTGAACCAGAGTGGCACCAGCCTGTCCGGTGGCCAGCAGCAGCGGCTGTGCATTGCCCGGGGCATTGCGGTTAAGCCGGAAGTGCTTCTGCTGGACGAGCCTACCTCGGCCCTGGATCCCATTTCCACCATGCACATTGAAGAGCTGGTGTCCGAGCTGAAGGGGGATTTCACCATCGTCATCGTGACCCACAATATGCAGCAGGCGGCCCGGGTGTCCGACTTCACCGCCTATATGTATCTGGGGGAATTGATCGAGTTTGGTGAAACGGACCAGATTTTCATCAAGCCCAAAACCAAGCAGACCGAAGACTACATCACCGGCCGCTTTGGCTGA